CGATAGCAGCTCCAGCATGGCAGCTTCGATTGTGTTGTAAGTATCTGCAGAGTAATCGGCACTCAGCATAAAGTTGCGCTGTCTTTGCGGCTCACTAATCGTGGCCCATCTGCGGCTGCTGGCAAAGACACTAGCGCCAAAAAAAGAAAGGGTTGGGGTGTTGACTGCGCCTGCAAGATGCATCGGGCCGGTTGAGGTACTGATAAAAAGCCGACTCTCGGCAAGAATTTGGCAAAATTCCATCAGGCTAAGCTTGCTTTGCAATAGCGTTGCGGGGAAGTCCAAGTGGCTTTGAATCCAGTCATGGCTTGCCTGGTCATCGGGCCCAAAGGTGAACATGACTTCCATTCCAGGGATTTCGGCTGCCCGCCTGCCAAGCCGAAGATAGTCTTCTAGCCGGATATTACCGTCACTGCTCCCCCCAAACCCGGGGTGTAACACCACTCGGTTTTTGGGGCTAAGATTTTCAAACTGGATAAGCGGTGGGGCAAATTCGAACTTCTGGTTTGGGAATAGCCCAGCGCCAAGATCGATGTTGTAGCGCCACTCTGTTTTTTCGACATGGCTGCGCCGCTGTGTAACGGTAGCGTTGAAAAACAGCTGCGCAAACTTTGTGGCGGGGGCAACGCGCTTCGGAATGCCG
The nucleotide sequence above comes from beta proteobacterium MWH-UniP1. Encoded proteins:
- a CDS encoding glycosyltransferase family 9 protein, which translates into the protein MTPTVQRLLITRHDKIGDFVLALPLCKAIKEAFPDIYLAVLVSKVNFEFAKELDFIDDVILLDADFDKTLRQIKQQKFDASISCFIDSRLGWLLWRAGIPKRVAPATKFAQLFFNATVTQRRSHVEKTEWRYNIDLGAGLFPNQKFEFAPPLIQFENLSPKNRVVLHPGFGGSSDGNIRLEDYLRLGRRAAEIPGMEVMFTFGPDDQASHDWIQSHLDFPATLLQSKLSLMEFCQILAESRLFISTSTGPMHLAGAVNTPTLSFFGASVFASSRRWATISEPQRQRNFMLSADYSADTYNTIEAAMLELLS